One genomic window of Solanum dulcamara chromosome 10, daSolDulc1.2, whole genome shotgun sequence includes the following:
- the LOC129870506 gene encoding uncharacterized protein LOC129870506 — protein MVTVNLGMLHYVLDHVYGAFVHRTKLTPPFFSRGWGGTKLELLERMIKQLFPDVEGQNWPPTLVQPVWKTVWESQAATLREGFFRTPCDDQLLGALPPESHIARVAFLAPKSTPPHKMACVVHLAGTGDHTFERRLRLGGPLLKENIATMVLESPFYGKRRPLLQRGSKLLCVSDLLLLGRATIEEARSLLHWLDCKAGFGKMGICGLSMGGVHAAMVGSLHPTPIATLPFLSPHSAVVAFCEGVLKHATAWEALRDDLSVQEASMTLEEVKERMRNVLSLTDVTRFPIPKDPNAVIFVAATDDGYIPRHSVLELEKAWPGSEVRWVRGGHVSSFLLHNGAFRRAIVDGLNRLQWKESPL, from the exons ATGGTGACAGTGAATCTTGGAATGCTCCATTATGTATTGGATCATGTTTATGGTGCGTTTGTTCACAGAACAAAACTAACCCCACCTTTCTTTTCTAGAGGATGGGGAGGTACAAAGCTTGAGCTTTTAGAGAGAATGATTAAGCAGTTGTTCCCTGATGTTGAAGGCCAGAATTGGCCTCCCACATTGGTACAACCTGTTTGGAAAACTGTTTGGGAATCTCAAGCGGCTACTCTGAGAGAAGGGTTTTTTAGGACTCCTTGCGATGACCAGCTGCTTGGTGCATTGCCTCCAGAGAGTCACATTGCAAGGGTTGCTTTCCTGGCCCCCAAATCCACCCCGCCTCATAAGATGGCCTGTGTGGTTCATCTTGCTG GTACTGGAGATCATACTTTTGAGCGAAGATTACGTCTTGGCGGTCCATTGCTGAAGGAAAATATAGCAACTATGGTGCTTGAGAG CCCTTTCTATGGAAAAAGACGTCCATTGCTGCAGCGTGGATCAAAGCTGTTATGTGTTAGTGACCTTCTGCTATTAGGACGTGCTACCATTGAAGAGGCCCGTAGTCTTTTACATTGGTTGGACTGCAAAGCAGGTTTTGGAAAGATGGGTATATGTGGACTTAGCATGG GAGGAGTACATGCTGCTATGGTTGGATCATTGCACCCAACACCTATTGCTACACTCCCTTTTCTCTCTCCACACTCCGCTGTTGTGGCATTCTGTGAAGGGGTATTAAAGCATGCCACTGCATGGGAAGCACTGAGAGATGATCTTTCTGTGCAGGAGGCTTCAATGACTCTTGAGGAAGTGAAAGAACGGATGCGAAATGTGTTGTCCCTCACCGATGTTACACGGTTTCCAATCCCAAAAGATCCCAATGCTGTAATATTTGTTGCTGCCACA GATGATGGCTATATTCCAAGGCACTCAGTGCTAGAGCTTGAAAAAGCTTGGCCTGGCTCAGAAGTTAGATGGGTTAGAGGAGGGCATGTATCATCCTTCCTTCTCCACAATGGTGCATTTCGCAGGGCGATAGTGGATGGCCTTAACAGACTACAATGGAAGGAGTCACCTCTGTGA